The Leifsonia williamsii genome includes a region encoding these proteins:
- a CDS encoding phosphoribosyltransferase, whose amino-acid sequence MAAPLDDSGTDVLATSEREVLGWLEFGEASRHLAGEVMESGYEPDMVVAIARGGLLLAGAISYALGIKACGALNVEFYTGVDSRLPEPVVLPPMLDSAALDAKRVLLVDDVSDSGRTLAMVVDLIAASGAEVRTVCLYSKPRTVLEPDFVWRRTDRWITFPWSALPPVTAATH is encoded by the coding sequence ATGGCCGCCCCTCTCGACGACTCAGGAACTGACGTGCTCGCGACCTCGGAGCGGGAGGTCCTGGGCTGGTTGGAGTTCGGCGAGGCCTCCCGGCACCTGGCCGGTGAGGTGATGGAGAGCGGCTACGAGCCCGACATGGTCGTCGCCATCGCGCGCGGCGGGCTGCTGCTCGCCGGGGCGATCTCGTACGCGCTGGGCATCAAGGCGTGCGGCGCGCTCAACGTGGAGTTCTACACGGGCGTCGACTCGCGCCTCCCGGAGCCGGTGGTGCTGCCGCCGATGCTCGACTCGGCCGCGCTCGACGCCAAGCGCGTGCTGCTCGTCGACGACGTGTCCGACTCGGGCCGCACGCTCGCGATGGTGGTCGACCTGATCGCCGCCTCCGGCGCCGAGGTGCGCACCGTCTGCCTGTACTCGAAGCCGCGGACCGTGCTCGAGCCCGACTTCGTCTGGCGCCGCACCGACCGCTGGATCACCTTCCCGTGGTCGGCGTTGCCGCCGGTCACGGCCGCCACCCACTGA
- a CDS encoding DMT family transporter, with protein sequence MLGYVYLAVAIATEVVATTFLKFTSGEDAKWWAYVVVVVGYVASFFALSQTLARGVPLGIAYAIWSAVGVAAIALISWLFFKEPLTWVQIVGLVLVVGGVGLLELGAKQPAA encoded by the coding sequence GTGCTGGGCTATGTCTACCTCGCGGTCGCGATCGCCACCGAGGTCGTCGCGACGACCTTCCTCAAGTTCACCTCGGGCGAGGACGCCAAGTGGTGGGCGTACGTCGTCGTGGTCGTCGGCTACGTCGCCTCGTTCTTCGCCCTCAGCCAGACGCTCGCCCGCGGCGTGCCGCTCGGGATCGCGTACGCGATCTGGTCGGCCGTCGGGGTCGCCGCGATCGCGCTGATCTCGTGGCTGTTCTTCAAGGAGCCGCTGACCTGGGTGCAGATCGTCGGGCTGGTGCTCGTGGTCGGCGGGGTGGGCCTGCTGGAGCTGGGCGCGAAGCAGCCCGCCGCCTGA
- a CDS encoding class I SAM-dependent DNA methyltransferase: protein MDDAITDRKRALYEEVADTYAEWLPDTSFEAGIDLALIRDLVEQFAAQAPDGRVEVLDAGCGTGRLIPYLRSLGDGVVPTGADLSPAMLAHARAAHPGVEFVAADLAALPFADGRFDGVVAWYSIIHTPPHALPRVFGELRRVLRPGGLLLLAYQAGVGERVRAGAYGHQVELLAFLHHTPYVQAALEAAGLAVELTLDRAPRDSRAQERQPQGFVLARRRD, encoded by the coding sequence ATGGACGACGCGATCACCGACCGCAAACGCGCGCTGTACGAGGAGGTGGCGGACACCTATGCCGAGTGGCTTCCCGACACGAGCTTCGAGGCCGGCATCGACCTCGCCCTGATCCGGGATCTGGTGGAGCAGTTCGCCGCGCAGGCCCCGGACGGCCGGGTGGAGGTCCTCGACGCCGGCTGCGGCACCGGACGCCTGATCCCGTACCTGCGGTCGCTGGGCGACGGCGTCGTGCCGACGGGCGCGGACCTCTCGCCGGCGATGCTCGCGCACGCGAGAGCCGCGCACCCCGGCGTGGAGTTCGTGGCGGCGGACCTCGCCGCGCTGCCGTTCGCCGATGGCCGGTTCGACGGGGTCGTGGCCTGGTACTCGATCATCCACACGCCGCCGCACGCGCTGCCGCGGGTCTTCGGTGAGCTGCGTCGTGTGCTGCGGCCGGGCGGACTCCTGCTGCTCGCCTATCAGGCCGGCGTGGGGGAGCGCGTCCGTGCGGGCGCGTACGGGCACCAGGTGGAACTCCTGGCGTTCCTCCACCACACCCCGTACGTCCAGGCCGCCCTGGAGGCCGCCGGTCTCGCGGTCGAGCTCACGCTGGACCGCGCGCCGCGCGACTCGCGCGCGCAGGAGCGCCAGCCGCAGGGCTTCGTCCTGGCGAGGCGTCGGGACTAG
- a CDS encoding ABC transporter ATP-binding protein: MNAPTTSTAHGTAAPASIAPAVQLTGVSKRFGGFTAIDDVTLTLRPGRIHGLLGRNGAGKTTLMHLITGQDFASQGDLRVFGEKPTENARVLQNICFIKESQRYPDDWQPKHVFRSAPWFFEHWDEEFAGQLIDEFRVPLNRRIKKLSRGQLSALGVIVGLASRAPLTFFDEPYLGLDAVARQLFYDRLLEDYAEHPRTVVLSTHLIDEVANLLEHVVVIDQGRILMDEDADVLRGSATTVVGPRTAVDAFVASREVLHRDGIGGLASVTVAGLGPADRAEAASAGLELAPVSLQQLIVRKTNVRETEFEQSA; encoded by the coding sequence ATGAACGCGCCCACGACCTCCACCGCGCACGGCACCGCCGCGCCCGCCTCCATCGCCCCGGCGGTGCAGCTCACCGGCGTCAGCAAGCGGTTCGGCGGCTTCACCGCCATCGACGACGTCACGCTCACCCTGCGGCCTGGCCGCATCCACGGCCTGCTCGGGCGCAACGGCGCCGGCAAGACGACGCTGATGCACCTCATCACCGGGCAGGACTTCGCCAGCCAGGGCGACCTCCGCGTCTTCGGCGAGAAGCCGACCGAGAACGCCCGCGTCCTGCAGAACATCTGCTTCATCAAAGAGAGCCAGCGCTACCCCGACGACTGGCAGCCCAAGCACGTCTTCCGCAGCGCGCCCTGGTTCTTCGAGCACTGGGACGAGGAGTTCGCCGGGCAGCTGATCGACGAGTTCCGCGTGCCGCTGAACCGCCGCATCAAGAAGCTCTCCCGGGGGCAGCTCTCGGCCCTCGGCGTCATCGTCGGGCTCGCCTCCCGCGCGCCGCTGACCTTCTTCGACGAGCCGTACCTGGGCCTGGACGCCGTGGCACGGCAGCTGTTCTACGACCGGCTGCTCGAGGACTACGCGGAGCACCCGCGCACCGTGGTGCTCTCGACGCACCTGATCGACGAGGTCGCCAACCTCCTCGAGCACGTCGTCGTCATCGACCAGGGCCGCATCCTGATGGACGAGGACGCGGACGTGCTGCGGGGCTCCGCCACCACCGTCGTGGGCCCGCGCACCGCGGTCGACGCGTTCGTGGCCTCCCGCGAGGTGCTGCACCGCGACGGCATCGGCGGCCTCGCCTCGGTGACCGTGGCGGGCCTCGGCCCGGCCGACCGGGCGGAGGCCGCGAGCGCCGGGCTCGAGCTCGCGCCGGTCTCCCTCCAGCAACTCATCGTCCGCAAGACCAACGTCCGTGAGACAGAATTCGAGCAGAGCGCATGA
- a CDS encoding GNAT family N-acetyltransferase has translation MLEEEYQERRVLPRHLRKTEPQEAPFEYSLREARPEDLPDVREIYNHYVANSTVTFDEDRMTLREWRSKYAYLKKLGMPFIVAESPSGQILGYALVTPWKQKRAYRFTVENSIYLRAAATGKGLGRVLLQELIDRSKAAGLKEMIAVIADKGAEASIRLHESFGFTEIGRMGRVGYKFDRWLGTVLLQKSLK, from the coding sequence GTGCTGGAAGAGGAGTACCAGGAGCGCCGCGTGCTGCCGCGCCATCTGCGCAAGACGGAGCCGCAGGAGGCGCCGTTCGAGTACTCCCTCCGCGAGGCGCGGCCGGAGGATTTGCCGGACGTGCGCGAGATCTACAACCACTACGTCGCGAACAGCACCGTCACCTTCGACGAGGACCGCATGACGTTGCGCGAGTGGCGCAGCAAGTACGCGTACCTGAAGAAGCTCGGGATGCCGTTCATCGTGGCCGAGTCGCCCAGCGGGCAGATCCTCGGCTACGCGCTGGTCACGCCGTGGAAGCAGAAGCGCGCCTACCGCTTCACGGTCGAGAACTCGATCTACCTGCGCGCGGCCGCCACGGGCAAGGGCCTCGGCCGGGTGCTGCTGCAGGAACTGATCGACCGGTCGAAGGCCGCGGGGCTCAAGGAGATGATCGCGGTCATCGCCGACAAGGGGGCGGAGGCGTCCATCCGGCTGCACGAGAGCTTCGGCTTCACCGAGATCGGCCGCATGGGCAGGGTCGGCTACAAGTTCGACCGCTGGCTCGGGACCGTGCTGCTGCAGAAGTCGCTGAAGTAG
- a CDS encoding GntR family transcriptional regulator: protein MIDEGKPIFVQIAEQIEDDIIDGVYPAEGQVPSTNEFAAFYRINPATAGKGVNLLVDEGILYKKRGIGMFVSTGAREKLVAKRREAFRDEYLRPLLAEAAKLGIGPDQLTSMIEKEGISA from the coding sequence GTGATCGACGAAGGCAAGCCGATCTTCGTGCAGATCGCCGAGCAGATCGAGGACGACATCATCGACGGGGTCTACCCCGCCGAGGGCCAGGTGCCGTCCACCAACGAGTTCGCGGCCTTCTACCGCATCAACCCGGCCACCGCCGGCAAAGGCGTCAACCTCCTCGTCGACGAGGGGATCCTGTACAAGAAGCGAGGAATCGGAATGTTCGTCTCCACCGGCGCTCGCGAGAAGCTCGTCGCCAAACGGCGAGAGGCCTTCCGCGACGAGTACCTGCGCCCGCTGCTCGCCGAGGCGGCGAAGCTCGGGATCGGCCCCGACCAGCTCACCAGCATGATCGAGAAGGAAGGCATCAGCGCATGA
- a CDS encoding nucleotidyltransferase domain-containing protein, with product MDRQPPMPELPPAVAQALTRFLLEQRRLAPGLVSRAIVTGSASTGDWHDGVSDIDVVFVVNRDPSPELEALGRLHAESDPHIDGVYLTESELARGPDAVLTAPQVVDGVLVSAMPGGQLSWATWRELESGVQGIVDGGDVIWSPTSDRHPDSQTGVREYSRANLLDYWRQIGDGAEAELAPRSDDDPVRNETVRWIALGPIRLVASMETGEVVSKSEAAAVAAARWPEHAELLDRAARDRAGDRQTFTTGDARQAIRLLRECVALAEQS from the coding sequence ATGGATCGCCAACCGCCGATGCCCGAGCTCCCGCCCGCCGTGGCGCAGGCGCTCACTCGCTTCCTCCTCGAGCAACGCCGTCTCGCTCCCGGGCTGGTGAGCCGCGCGATCGTCACCGGATCGGCGAGCACCGGCGACTGGCACGACGGCGTCAGCGACATCGACGTCGTCTTCGTGGTCAACCGCGATCCCTCCCCCGAGCTGGAGGCGCTCGGCCGGCTGCACGCGGAGTCCGACCCGCACATCGACGGCGTCTACCTCACCGAGTCGGAGCTCGCCCGGGGCCCCGACGCGGTGCTCACGGCTCCGCAGGTGGTCGACGGCGTGCTCGTCTCCGCCATGCCGGGCGGCCAGCTGAGCTGGGCCACCTGGCGCGAGCTGGAGAGCGGCGTGCAGGGCATCGTGGACGGCGGCGACGTCATCTGGTCGCCCACCTCCGACCGGCATCCCGACTCGCAGACCGGGGTGCGCGAGTACTCCCGCGCGAACCTCCTCGACTACTGGCGTCAGATCGGGGACGGCGCGGAGGCCGAGCTCGCCCCGCGCTCCGACGACGACCCGGTGCGCAACGAGACCGTGCGCTGGATCGCGCTCGGGCCCATCCGGCTGGTGGCCTCGATGGAGACCGGCGAGGTCGTCTCCAAGAGCGAGGCGGCGGCCGTCGCCGCGGCGCGCTGGCCGGAGCACGCCGAGCTGCTCGACCGCGCGGCACGCGACCGCGCCGGCGACCGGCAGACGTTCACGACCGGCGACGCCCGCCAGGCGATCCGCCTGCTGCGCGAGTGCGTCGCGCTGGCCGAGCAGTCCTGA
- a CDS encoding MFS transporter, with protein MTTQQTGVQRRASAAIGVTAGLIGWLALVELTSGILQGYYVPLISDIVTHLGIHDADYNWFEAAQLLLSALVVPVLAKLGDMFGHKRILLAATLLTALATWAVAFSGDFTTYLIAFALQGFYVVWLPLEVALIFDRGRRTGTAASQTRRAAGLLVVALEAGAILGAVGAGLLFEALGGDVTLTLVVPAVAVTLVFFAILLGVPESEPVPGRRLDGIGFTLLALALLLITSGLTFLRINGVGTWWVWALILVGVLAFVPFARWELQQADPAIDLRVLRRPAMWPVQLTAGLIGISLLGAQAPLSTYAGTDPVNGYGLGLSAGQRSILIGAYLISMIVGALLFPVISSRLTPRVTLIGASFLVAIGYLMFLPFHLQTWEVFLNMAIAGIGSGALVGALPAAAAAAAPRGQTGVATAMTNTTKTIGGSFASAVFGVVLLSGAATVTATAASLLGYMVVWTICGLGALVAAVLLFFVPRLAFGDAEVPAA; from the coding sequence ATGACCACGCAGCAGACGGGCGTCCAGCGCAGGGCGTCCGCCGCGATCGGCGTCACGGCGGGCCTGATCGGCTGGCTGGCGCTCGTCGAGCTCACGAGCGGCATCCTCCAGGGCTACTACGTGCCGCTGATCTCGGACATCGTCACGCATCTCGGCATCCACGACGCCGACTACAACTGGTTCGAGGCGGCCCAGCTGCTGCTCTCGGCGCTGGTCGTGCCGGTGCTCGCGAAGCTGGGCGACATGTTCGGGCACAAGCGCATCCTGCTCGCCGCGACGCTGCTGACCGCCCTGGCCACCTGGGCGGTCGCGTTCTCGGGCGACTTCACGACATACCTGATCGCGTTCGCGCTGCAGGGCTTCTACGTGGTTTGGCTGCCGTTGGAGGTGGCGCTCATCTTCGACCGCGGCCGCCGCACCGGCACCGCCGCGTCGCAGACCCGGCGCGCAGCCGGCCTGCTGGTCGTGGCGCTGGAGGCGGGAGCGATCCTGGGCGCGGTCGGCGCGGGCCTCCTGTTCGAGGCGCTCGGTGGAGACGTCACGCTGACGCTGGTCGTGCCGGCGGTCGCGGTGACGCTCGTCTTCTTCGCGATCCTCCTCGGCGTCCCTGAGTCGGAGCCGGTGCCCGGCCGCCGGCTCGACGGCATCGGCTTCACGTTGCTGGCGCTTGCGCTGCTGCTGATCACCTCCGGGCTCACGTTCCTGCGGATCAACGGCGTCGGGACGTGGTGGGTCTGGGCACTGATCCTGGTGGGCGTGCTCGCCTTCGTGCCGTTCGCGCGCTGGGAGCTGCAGCAGGCCGACCCCGCCATCGATCTGCGGGTGCTGCGCCGCCCGGCGATGTGGCCGGTGCAGCTCACGGCCGGGCTCATCGGCATCAGCCTCCTCGGGGCGCAGGCGCCGCTCAGCACCTACGCCGGGACCGACCCGGTCAACGGCTACGGGCTGGGGCTGTCGGCCGGCCAGCGCAGCATCCTGATCGGCGCCTATCTGATCTCGATGATCGTCGGGGCGCTGCTGTTCCCGGTGATCTCGTCGCGGCTCACGCCGCGGGTCACCCTGATCGGGGCCTCGTTCCTCGTCGCCATCGGCTACCTGATGTTCCTGCCCTTCCATCTGCAGACGTGGGAGGTGTTCCTCAACATGGCCATCGCGGGCATCGGCTCGGGCGCCCTGGTCGGCGCGCTCCCCGCCGCAGCGGCCGCAGCGGCTCCGCGCGGCCAGACCGGGGTCGCGACGGCGATGACGAACACGACCAAGACGATCGGAGGCTCCTTCGCCTCCGCCGTGTTCGGGGTCGTGCTGCTGAGCGGGGCCGCGACCGTCACGGCGACGGCGGCCAGCCTCCTCGGCTACATGGTCGTGTGGACGATCTGCGGTCTCGGCGCGCTCGTCGCGGCCGTGCTGCTGTTCTTCGTGCCGAGGCTCGCATTCGGGGACGCGGAGGTCCCCGCCGCCTGA
- a CDS encoding amidase translates to MADLHELTALALWQELQSGRISPRELTEHYLDRIERLNPSIGAFVTVDREAALARAEEVAERVPHTAPLWGLPSGDKDLWQRAGAPAGFGSRALAGFVADTSDEIVQTLDAAGTVSLGRTAAPEFGLPSYTESLANPPARNPWDLALGAGGSSGGAAAAVAGGLLPFAPGSDGGGSVRIPAAACGLVGIKPSRGLVPAGSGLESLGGLVVAGPLARTTADAALLLDGMIAQHNGRIDHHYTLRAPYDDDGPFLGTAVRGEGRFQLGVMTTSAWDDAYDITVSPEAHAALDAAVAAFSAMGHGMEETALAPDPTYAPAFRTLWQAGAASIPVEGEQLDLLEPLTSWLVRRGRELTARELAEALRALTAYERSFIAQLSGFDAVLTPALALTPRPVGWYDQEDGERNFAQQVQYTPFTSMVNVTGLPAIVLPIAQTEDGLPMGVQLIGRPGGERTLLSLAAQLERRVRWSERRPPVW, encoded by the coding sequence ATGGCCGACCTTCACGAGCTGACCGCGCTGGCCCTCTGGCAGGAGCTGCAGAGCGGCCGCATCTCGCCGCGCGAGCTGACCGAGCACTACCTCGACCGGATCGAGCGGCTGAACCCGTCGATCGGCGCGTTCGTCACCGTCGACCGGGAGGCGGCACTCGCCAGGGCGGAGGAGGTCGCCGAGCGCGTGCCGCACACCGCGCCGCTCTGGGGGCTGCCCTCGGGCGACAAAGACCTCTGGCAGCGGGCCGGCGCCCCGGCCGGCTTCGGGTCGCGGGCGCTCGCCGGATTCGTCGCCGACACCTCCGACGAGATCGTGCAGACCCTCGACGCGGCGGGCACGGTGAGCCTGGGCCGGACCGCCGCCCCCGAGTTCGGCCTCCCGTCGTACACCGAGTCGCTCGCGAACCCGCCCGCGCGCAACCCCTGGGACCTCGCGCTCGGTGCCGGAGGGTCGAGCGGAGGCGCGGCCGCGGCGGTCGCGGGCGGCCTGCTGCCGTTCGCGCCCGGCTCCGACGGCGGCGGCTCCGTACGCATCCCGGCCGCCGCGTGCGGCCTGGTCGGGATCAAGCCGTCCCGCGGCCTCGTGCCGGCGGGCAGCGGACTGGAGTCGCTCGGCGGTCTGGTGGTCGCCGGGCCGCTGGCGCGCACCACGGCCGACGCGGCCCTCCTGCTCGACGGCATGATCGCGCAGCACAACGGCCGGATCGACCACCACTACACGCTGCGGGCGCCGTACGACGACGACGGGCCTTTCCTCGGCACGGCCGTGCGCGGGGAGGGACGCTTCCAGCTCGGCGTCATGACCACCTCCGCCTGGGACGACGCCTACGACATCACCGTCTCGCCCGAGGCGCACGCCGCACTCGACGCCGCCGTCGCGGCCTTCAGCGCCATGGGGCACGGGATGGAGGAGACGGCGCTCGCGCCCGACCCGACCTATGCGCCCGCGTTCCGCACGCTCTGGCAGGCGGGCGCCGCCTCCATACCGGTCGAGGGGGAGCAGCTCGACCTGCTGGAGCCGCTGACCTCGTGGCTGGTCCGCCGCGGCCGCGAGCTGACCGCCCGCGAGCTCGCGGAGGCGCTGCGCGCGCTGACCGCGTACGAGCGCTCGTTCATCGCGCAGCTCTCCGGCTTCGACGCCGTGCTCACCCCGGCGCTCGCCCTGACCCCCCGACCGGTGGGCTGGTACGACCAGGAGGACGGCGAGCGTAACTTCGCCCAGCAGGTGCAGTACACGCCGTTCACCTCGATGGTGAACGTGACCGGACTGCCCGCGATCGTGCTGCCGATCGCGCAGACGGAGGACGGCCTCCCGATGGGTGTGCAGCTGATCGGCCGCCCCGGGGGCGAGCGCACCCTGCTGTCGCTCGCGGCGCAGCTGGAGCGGCGCGTGCGCTGGTCGGAGCGGCGGCCGCCGGTCTGGTGA
- a CDS encoding VOC family protein: MDDATGQNDTDRVRQLRIVVEAADYDDALAFFRDVLGLPEQESYQGDGGARVAILDAGRATLELANPAQKAMIDEVEVGRPVAPAIRLAFEVGDGRSVTARLVAAGAEQLAPPTVTPWNSLNARLAAPAGLQITVFQELGDAAG, encoded by the coding sequence ATGGACGACGCGACAGGACAGAACGATACCGACCGGGTGCGCCAGCTGCGGATCGTGGTGGAGGCCGCGGACTACGACGACGCGCTCGCCTTCTTCCGCGACGTGCTCGGCCTGCCCGAGCAGGAGTCGTATCAGGGCGACGGCGGGGCGCGGGTGGCGATCCTCGACGCCGGCCGGGCGACGCTCGAGCTGGCGAACCCCGCGCAGAAGGCGATGATCGACGAGGTGGAGGTCGGCCGTCCGGTCGCGCCCGCCATCCGGCTGGCGTTCGAGGTCGGCGACGGCCGCTCCGTCACCGCCCGGCTGGTGGCGGCCGGTGCCGAGCAGCTCGCGCCTCCCACCGTCACACCGTGGAACTCGCTGAACGCGCGGCTGGCGGCGCCCGCCGGGCTCCAGATCACGGTGTTCCAGGAGCTCGGGGACGCCGCCGGCTGA
- a CDS encoding uracil-DNA glycosylase: MDQGWAEALHPVADRIRDMGDFLRAEVAAGRHYLPAGENVLRAFRAPIADVRVLIVGQDPYPTPGHPIGLSFAVERHVRPLPRSLQNIYRELRDDLGVAPPPHGDLSAWSANGVMLLNRVLTVRPGEPASHRGKGWEAVTEHAIRSLVARGRPFVSILWGRDAATLKPLLDGNPVIESAHPSPLSASRGFFGSRPFSRTNALLEEAGERPVDWSLEP; encoded by the coding sequence ATGGATCAGGGCTGGGCCGAGGCTCTGCACCCGGTCGCCGACCGCATCCGCGACATGGGCGACTTCCTGCGGGCGGAGGTCGCCGCCGGCCGGCACTACCTGCCCGCCGGGGAGAACGTGCTCCGCGCCTTTCGCGCCCCGATCGCCGACGTGCGCGTGCTGATCGTCGGGCAGGACCCGTACCCGACGCCCGGGCACCCGATCGGGCTGTCGTTCGCGGTCGAGCGGCACGTGCGGCCGCTGCCGCGCAGCCTCCAGAACATCTACCGCGAGCTGCGCGACGACCTCGGCGTCGCGCCGCCCCCGCACGGCGACCTGAGCGCCTGGTCGGCGAACGGCGTGATGCTGCTCAACCGGGTGCTCACGGTGCGGCCCGGCGAGCCGGCCTCCCATCGGGGCAAGGGGTGGGAGGCGGTGACCGAGCACGCGATCCGGTCGCTGGTGGCGCGGGGCCGGCCCTTCGTGTCGATCCTCTGGGGGCGCGATGCGGCCACGCTGAAGCCGCTGCTCGACGGCAACCCGGTGATCGAGTCCGCCCATCCGAGCCCGCTGTCGGCGTCGCGCGGGTTCTTCGGGTCGCGCCCGTTCTCGCGCACGAACGCGCTGCTGGAGGAGGCGGGGGAGCGCCCGGTCGACTGGTCGCTGGAGCCCTGA
- a CDS encoding pyridoxal phosphate-dependent decarboxylase family protein: MGDREDFGPTLDEALVLAERWLDGVREGRIPPQVDVEAVKDELGRRLPQRGADAVEVLRRLADAVEPGLMRMHSPRFHGWVIGGAEPVALGADWLVSAWDQNTALREVTPGVVAAEELAGEWLIDLLGLPAGAEVGFVTGATVANLVGLVCGRDEVLRRSGWDARTDGLAGGPAVRLLVGRERHGSVDSAAILAGLGAGRVVEVDDQGRMRVDALREALAEGEGPAVVCLQAGNIHSGAFDPLAEAAAVAHEAGAWVHVDGAFGLWAAASPRLRHLVEGVETADSWATDAHKTLNVPYDCGIAAVGHPETLHASLAQHAAYLPGSIDIADPADRVPELSRRARGVPVYATLAQLGRAGVSDLVEQLADAASAIADGVRALPGAEILNEVGYTQVCASFGDDERTRAVGEALRSSGTALASPSTWHGRAVLRFSVSNWLTDAHEAARTVAAVKAAVAAVG; this comes from the coding sequence GTGGGCGATCGGGAGGATTTCGGTCCGACGCTCGACGAAGCGCTCGTGCTCGCCGAGCGCTGGCTCGACGGCGTGCGCGAGGGCCGCATCCCTCCGCAGGTCGACGTGGAGGCGGTGAAGGACGAGCTCGGCCGTCGCCTGCCCCAGCGCGGCGCAGACGCGGTGGAGGTGCTGCGCCGCCTGGCCGATGCGGTCGAGCCCGGCCTCATGCGGATGCACTCGCCGCGCTTCCACGGCTGGGTCATCGGCGGAGCGGAACCGGTCGCGCTCGGGGCCGACTGGCTGGTCTCCGCCTGGGACCAGAACACGGCGCTGCGCGAGGTCACGCCGGGCGTCGTCGCCGCCGAGGAGCTGGCGGGCGAGTGGCTGATCGACCTGCTGGGCCTCCCGGCCGGTGCGGAGGTCGGCTTCGTGACGGGAGCGACCGTCGCCAACCTCGTCGGACTGGTCTGCGGACGCGACGAGGTGCTGCGCCGCTCCGGATGGGACGCGCGCACCGACGGGCTGGCCGGCGGCCCCGCCGTCCGCCTCCTGGTCGGGCGCGAGCGCCACGGCTCGGTCGACAGCGCCGCCATCCTCGCCGGGCTCGGAGCCGGGCGGGTGGTGGAGGTGGACGACCAGGGCCGCATGCGGGTCGACGCCCTGCGCGAGGCGCTCGCCGAGGGGGAGGGGCCCGCCGTCGTGTGCCTGCAGGCGGGCAACATCCACTCGGGCGCCTTCGACCCGCTCGCCGAGGCCGCCGCCGTCGCGCACGAGGCCGGTGCGTGGGTGCACGTCGACGGCGCGTTCGGACTGTGGGCCGCCGCCTCCCCGCGGCTGCGGCACCTGGTGGAGGGCGTGGAGACCGCGGATTCGTGGGCGACCGACGCGCACAAGACCCTGAACGTGCCGTACGACTGCGGCATCGCCGCGGTCGGGCACCCGGAGACGCTGCACGCCTCATTGGCGCAGCATGCGGCGTACCTCCCCGGCTCCATCGACATCGCCGACCCGGCCGACCGGGTACCGGAGCTCTCCCGCCGCGCCCGCGGCGTCCCGGTGTACGCGACGCTGGCCCAGCTGGGTCGCGCCGGCGTCTCCGACCTGGTCGAGCAGCTCGCGGACGCCGCGTCCGCCATCGCCGACGGCGTGCGCGCACTGCCCGGCGCCGAGATCCTGAACGAGGTCGGCTACACGCAGGTCTGCGCGAGCTTCGGCGACGACGAGCGCACCCGTGCCGTGGGGGAGGCGCTGCGCTCCTCCGGCACCGCCCTCGCCTCGCCGTCGACCTGGCACGGCCGCGCCGTGCTGCGCTTCTCGGTCAGCAACTGGCTGACGGACGCGCACGAGGCCGCCCGCACGGTCGCCGCGGTGAAGGCGGCGGTCGCCGCCGTCGGCTGA
- a CDS encoding EXPERA domain-containing protein — translation MTTVSQDSSGLASAAPATPANLPLRKRPIDILFIVVFSLFIVTCVISDAIPTLGIPQAEHSPNLLAQWNWWYSHQWDPLYEHPPLWLRFITGTSAFLYLPFYVLLVVCLAKGINGIQLFAVIYATMIISLTAIPIFGVEFFGPEGQRTPNPAMFLLYNGPYVLFPLLLLIRMRKPLPFTRRF, via the coding sequence GTGACCACTGTGAGCCAGGACAGCAGCGGGCTCGCCTCCGCCGCCCCCGCGACGCCCGCGAACCTGCCGCTGCGCAAGCGCCCGATCGACATCCTGTTCATCGTCGTGTTCTCGCTGTTCATCGTCACGTGCGTGATCAGCGACGCGATCCCGACGCTCGGCATCCCGCAGGCGGAACACTCGCCGAACCTGCTGGCCCAGTGGAACTGGTGGTACTCGCACCAGTGGGATCCGCTCTACGAGCACCCGCCGCTGTGGCTGCGGTTCATCACGGGCACGAGCGCCTTCCTCTACCTGCCGTTCTACGTGCTCCTCGTCGTGTGCCTCGCGAAGGGCATCAACGGTATCCAGCTGTTCGCCGTCATCTACGCCACCATGATCATCAGCCTGACGGCCATCCCGATCTTCGGCGTCGAGTTCTTCGGGCCGGAGGGACAGCGCACGCCGAACCCGGCGATGTTCCTGCTCTACAACGGCCCGTACGTGCTGTTCCCGTTGCTGCTGCTCATCCGCATGCGCAAGCCGCTCCCGTTCACCAGGAGGTTCTGA